GGCGACAGCGACGCCGTCCGGCTCTACGCCCGCCTGCTCACCGACCCCGGCCGCCCGCCCGGCGCTCCCGACCCCGGCTGGACCGGAGCGCGACTCGCCGCCGCCACCGCCGAACTGCGCGCGCTCGGCCTGCTCCAGCCCACCGCCGCCGACACCGGCGGGCACGCCGCGGTCTCCGTCGACACCGCCGTCCGCCAGCTCCTGCTCGACACGGACACCCAGGTCACCGCCCTGGTCGCCGCGCTCGGCCGGGCCCGCGACGCGGTCGGCCGGCTGCACGACGGATACCTGCCGGTGCAGGAACGCCACCGCGCCGAGCACCCGCTCGAACTCGTCCGGGGCGCCGACCGGATCGCCGCCCTGCTGGAGGACGCGGCCCGCGGCGCCCGCACCGAGGCGCTCTCGCTCCGGCCCGGCCAGGACGCCTCCGAGCCGGCGCTGGCCGGCAAACTCGCGCGCGAACGCCTCGCCCTCGCCCACGGCGTCGCCATGCGCACCGTCTACCCGGCCGCCGCGCTGCGCCGCCCCACCGTCCTTGCCCACCTGCGGGAACTCACCGCGGCGGGCGCCCACATCCGGGTCGCCCACACCCTCCCGCTCTGGCTGATCTGCGTCGACGCCCGGCTCGCGATCCTGCCCGCCGCCGACTCCGACCACGCCCCGGGTTCGTTGCACGCCCCCGGGGCCGACCCGGCCGAGGCCCACGAACCCCGGGCCGCGGCGGCCGTCCTGGTCCGCGAGCCGGCCCTGGTGGCGATGATCCGCGAACTCTTCGAGTACTTCTGGGCCGGCGCCTGGACCCCGCCCGAACTCCTCACCGGCGACCGCGCCCCGGCCGAGCCCGCCGACCGCCACCAGGAGGTGCTGCGGCTGCTCGCCGCCGGACTCACCGACGCCGCGATCGGCCGCAAGCTGGAGGTCTCCGAGCGGACCGTCCGGCGCCTGGTCGCGGAGCTGATCGCCGACCTGGGAGCGGACAGCCGCTTCCAGGCCGGCGTGCACGCCGCCCGTCTCGGCCGGCTGTAGGCCCGCGCGGGCGTGCTCCCGCACGAGTCGCCACCGCGCGGGAGCGGACCTCAGCGCTCGCCCGGGGACGGCAGCCCGAGGTGCTCGCGCAGCGTCCGGCCGGTGTATTCCGTCCGGAACACCCCCCGCTCCTGCAGCAGCGGCACCACCTGGTCGACGAAGTCGTCCAGCCCGCCCGGCGTGAGGTGCGGGACGAGGATGAAGCCGTCCGCGGCGTCGTTCTGCACGTACGCGTCGAGCTGCGCCGCGACGGTGCGGGGCGAGCCGATGAAGGACTGCCGCCCGGTCAGCTCGATCACCAGCTCACGGGTGGTCAGGTTCTTCTCGGCGGCGGTGGCCCGCCACCTGGCGGCGATCTCCAGCGGGTCCCCCAGCCGGGTGCGGCCCTGCACCAGCGCACTGTCCGGCACCGGGTCGGCGGTCGGCAGCGGCCCGTCCGGGTCGTGGTCGGACAGGTCGACACCCCACACCTGCTCCAGGAAGGCGATCGCCGTCCGCGGTCCGACCTGGGCCCGGCGGATCTCGGCCGCCCGCTCCTGGGCCTGCGCGTCGGTGTCGCCCAGCACGTACGTGACCCCGGGCATGATCTTCAGCTCGTCCGGCTTGCGCCCGTACGCGGCGAGCCGGCGCTTCACGTCGGCGTGGAAGGCCTGCCCGGCCTCCAGCGTGCTGTGCCGGCTGAAGACCACGTCCGCCGCCGAGGCGGCGAACTCGCGTCCCTCCTCGGAGTCGCCCGCCTGGATCACCACCGGGTGGCCCTGCGGCGGACGCGGCAGCGACAGGGTGCCGGTCACGTCGAACTGCGGTCCCGAGTGGCGTACTTCCGCGCCGTCGGCGTCCCAGAACTCCCGGGCGAGCCGGACGAACTCGGCCGCCCTGGTGTACCGGTCCGCGCGGTCCAGGTAGCCGCCGCGGCGGAAGTTCTCCCCGGTGAAGGCGTCCGAGGAGGTCACCACGTTCCACCCGGCCCGGCCCTCGGACAGGTGGTCGAGCGAGGCCAGCCGCCTGGCCAGCTCGTACGGCTCGTTGAAGGTCGCGTTCACCGTCGCCGCCAGCCCGAGCCGGTCGGTGACCGCCGCCAGCGCGTTCAGCACGGTGATCGACTCGGGCCGGCCCACCACGTCCAGGTCGTGGATCCGGCCCTTCACCTCCCGCAGCCGCAGGCCCTCGGCGAGGAAGAAGAAGTCGAACTTCCCGCGTTCGGCGGTCTCGGCGAGATGCCGGAACGAGGAGAACTCGATCTGGCTGCGGGAGGCCGGGTCCGTCCACACGGTGGTGTTGTTGACCCCGGGGAAGTGCGCGGCGAGGTGGATCCGCTTGAGCGGACGGCCGGTCATCGGGACACCTCGGCGGGGGAGCGGGTGGCGGCGGGGGCGGTGGCAGCGACCGGGGCGCGACCGGCGGCGTACCGGCTGGCGGGCCGGGCCAGGCCGAGGTGGTCGCGCAGGGTACGGCCGGTGTACCCGGGCCGCAGCAGTCCCCGTGCCCGCAGCGCCGGCGCCACCCGTTCGGCGAAGGCGGCGAGGTCACGGCCGGGGTCGGCGGGCACCAGGTGGAACCCGTCCACCCCGGCCGTCCCGGCGATCCGCCCGGTCAGCGCGTCCGCCGCCGCCTCGTCGGGCAGGGCGAGGTCGAGCCGCAGCAGGATCCGCAGCTGCTCGCCGGCCTGGAGCCGGAGCCGGTCGGCGGCGGCCCGGGCGGCCTCGGGGCCTGGGGCGTCCAGCAGGACGACGTCGGCGTACCGGGTCGCCACGGCCGTCCGCCCGGGCAGGTCGTCGGTGGTGAGCGCCACCACCACGACCGGGCGGCCCTGGGGCGGCCGCGGGGTGATCGACGGGCCGCGCACCGAGAAGTACCGGCCCTGGAAGTCGGTGTGGTGCAGCTTGTCGCGGTCGACGAAGCGGCCGGTGGCGACGTCGCGGATCTCGGCGTCGTCCTCCCAGCTGTCCCAGAGCCGGGTGGCGACCTCCACGGCGTCCGCCGCCTCGGCCCACAGGGCCTGCTCGGGCACCGGCTCGCGCCGGCCGAAGGCGCGGGCCTCCTCCTCGGTGCCGGAGACGGCGACCAGCCAGCCGGCCCGGCCCTCGCTCACCCAGTCCAGGGTGTTGACGGAGATCGAGGTGTGGAAGGGCTCGGTGTGCGTGGTGGTGACGGTGGGGACCAGCCCGATCCGGTCGGTGGCCGGGGCGAGCCGGGCGAGGGCGGCGAGGGCGTCCGGCCGGCGCGGCGCGGCGGTGAAGGAGTCGTCCAGGGTGACGAAGTCCAGGGTGGCCCGCTCGGCGGCGAGGGCGAGCGCGGTGTAGTGGTCGGCCCGGACGTGTCCGGGGCTGTCCAGGGCAGCGGAGAAGTGCAGTTGGCGGGGCATGGGGCGGCCTTGATTTCCTCGTGCGGGTACGTGGCGGGGAGCCCTTGGCGGGCGACACGAGTTGCTGGGGCGGGCAGGGCCGGGCGGGACGTCAGCCGGGCAGCCGCGGGGAAGGTGTCAGGCGGGACACGCCGCGGACCACACGCGACCGAAGTCGATGTGGCTGCGGGTGACCAGAATGCGCCGGGCCTTCATCGCCCCAGTTGACCAGCGATCTTGCCGATCCGTCAACCGGCCTCGGGGAAGCGGCCCCGTCGGGCGGGCGGCGCCGGGCACGAGAACGCCCCGCCCCGCCGCTCGGGCAGCGAGCGGCGGGGCGGGGCGGTGGTGACGCGTGGGCGTCAGGCCTTGGTGACGTCCTCGATCTCCTCGTCGTCCTCGCGACCGGGGGTCTTGAGGTCGAACTTGGTGATCGCGAAGCGGAAGAGGAAGTAGTACAGGGCCGCGAAGACCAGACCGATCGGGATGATCAGCCAGGGGCTGGAGGCCTTGTTCCAAGCGAGGGCGTAGTCGATCAGGCCGGCCGAGAAGGTGAACCCGTCGTGCACGCCGAGGGCCCAGGTGACGGCCATCGAGACGGCGGTGAGCAGCGCGTGGATGACGTACAGGGCGGGGGCGATGAAGACGAAGGCGAACTCGATCGGCTCGGTGACACCGGTGACGAAGGAGGTCAGGGCCAGCGACATCATCATGCCCATCACGGCCTTGCGGCGGTGCGGCTTGGCGGCGTGGGCGATGGCCAGGGCGGCGGCGGGGAGCGCGAACATCATGATCGGGTAGAAGCCCGACATGAACTGTCCGGCGGTGGGGTCGCCGGCGAAGAAGCGGTTCAGGTCGCCGTGCACGACGGTGCCGTCGGGCTGGGTGAAGTCACCGGTCTGGAACCAGGCGTAGGAGTTGACGAACTGGTGCATGCCGACCGGCAGCAGGCCGCGGTTGACCAGGCCGAAGGCGCCCGCGCCGAGCGCCCCGGCACCGATCAGGGTGTCGTTCAGGCTCTTGATGGCGTCGCCGATCGGGCCCCAGAGGAGGGCGAACAGCACGCCGACCGCGGTGCCGACGAAGGCCATGACGATCGGGACCAGGCGGCGGCCGTTGAAGAAGCCGAGCCAGTCGACGAGCCGGGTGCGGTGGTACCGCTGCCAGAGCACGGCGGCCAGCAGGCCGATCACGATGCCGCCCAGGACGCCGGGGTCCTGGTAGGTGGCGGCGACGTACTTGCCGTCGACGATCTTGGCGTCGGTGATCGGGAAGGCGGTCAGCACGTTCTTGTAGACCAGGAAGCCGACCAGGGCGGCGAGCGCGGTGGAGCCGTCGGCCTTCTTGGCGAAGCCGATCGCGATGCCCACCGCGAACAGCAGCGGCAGGTTGTCGAACACCCCGTGGCCGGCGGTGGAGAAGACGGTGGCGACCTTGCCCCAGCCGAGGCCGTCCTTGCCGAAGACGTCGTCCTGGCCCAGACGGAGCAGCAGGCCCGCGGCGGGCAGCACGGCGATCGGGAGCTGGAGGCTGCGGCCGATCTTCTGCAGCCCCTGGAGGACGCTCTGGCCGTACTTCTTGGCGGGGCTCGGCGCCGAGGCCGGGGCCGGGGCCGCGTCGGGCGCCGGTGCCTTCGCAGACGTAGTCATGGGGGAGGTTCCTTACGGCAGGGGCGGTCGGGTGGTGCAGGGGACGAGGACCGCCGCGAACTGGTCTACACCACACGTGGTGTAGACCAGTTTTGTAGCACGAGCCGAGAAGAGGGGGAACCCCAGATAGCCGCGCAGGTGGGAAGCGCTATGAAATCGAAACCTTCCCGATGATTCGCGATCATGATTCCCCGGCGCGATTGGGACTTTGGCGATTTGCGCAACAAAATGCCGCCCGGCGGCTCGCGGGCCGGGCGGGCCGGGTGGTGGTGGACGAACGGTCGGCGCCCGGGGATGTCCCCGCGGGGGGTTTGTGGCCGGCCGGCGCCGGACCGGACGATCGCGAACGGCGGGCGGGGGTCGCCCGGCCCGGGGGAGCGCGGCGCGATCCGGCCGCGCGGCGGCCGCCGGGAAGGCTCGGGAAGGCGGCCGTCGGGGCCTGGCCTGCGGCGGTGTGCGCCGTGCTCGGCTGACCGGACATCATCACGAACAAGTAGCCTGCCACGAACCGGCGGCAGTGGAATCCGATCCGGACGATCATCGCCGGAACTGCACAACTTCGGCCGGATCACGACACTCGTCCCGCCGCCGGGTGCCGCCCGGCTTTCCCAGGATTTCCGGAGCCGCGTGTTCCGGCGGCCCGGAGCGGCGGCGCGGGCGGCGCGGAATGCCGCCGACCTGCTCCGGGGCGCCCCCGGCGGGGCCACCGGAAGGCCGGCCCCACCCCCTGCCGGGCGGCGCCGGGCCCCCGGGCCCACCGGCGGCGGGTTCCCGGCCCGGCGGGCGCCGGCACCGGCTCGGGTGCGCCGGGAGATCGTTCCGGTACGAGGCGCCGAAAGGCGGAGGAAAGCGATCCCTGCGAATTCCGGTCCATCGTGCCGACCGGTCGCAGCGATCCTCCTGATACGGGGAAGGCCCCCGAGGGAATCGGCCCCGAGGGTCTTTCCGGACGGAATTTCGGCGTCAGGCCTTGGTGACGTCCTCGATTTCCTCGTCGTCCTCACGGCCGGGTGTTTTGAGGTTGAATTTCTT
The sequence above is a segment of the Kitasatospora sp. NBC_00240 genome. Coding sequences within it:
- a CDS encoding PTS transporter subunit EIIC, giving the protein MTTSAKAPAPDAAPAPASAPSPAKKYGQSVLQGLQKIGRSLQLPIAVLPAAGLLLRLGQDDVFGKDGLGWGKVATVFSTAGHGVFDNLPLLFAVGIAIGFAKKADGSTALAALVGFLVYKNVLTAFPITDAKIVDGKYVAATYQDPGVLGGIVIGLLAAVLWQRYHRTRLVDWLGFFNGRRLVPIVMAFVGTAVGVLFALLWGPIGDAIKSLNDTLIGAGALGAGAFGLVNRGLLPVGMHQFVNSYAWFQTGDFTQPDGTVVHGDLNRFFAGDPTAGQFMSGFYPIMMFALPAAALAIAHAAKPHRRKAVMGMMMSLALTSFVTGVTEPIEFAFVFIAPALYVIHALLTAVSMAVTWALGVHDGFTFSAGLIDYALAWNKASSPWLIIPIGLVFAALYYFLFRFAITKFDLKTPGREDDEEIEDVTKA
- a CDS encoding helix-turn-helix transcriptional regulator, encoding MERTEHAQTPGDSDAVRLYARLLTDPGRPPGAPDPGWTGARLAAATAELRALGLLQPTAADTGGHAAVSVDTAVRQLLLDTDTQVTALVAALGRARDAVGRLHDGYLPVQERHRAEHPLELVRGADRIAALLEDAARGARTEALSLRPGQDASEPALAGKLARERLALAHGVAMRTVYPAAALRRPTVLAHLRELTAAGAHIRVAHTLPLWLICVDARLAILPAADSDHAPGSLHAPGADPAEAHEPRAAAAVLVREPALVAMIRELFEYFWAGAWTPPELLTGDRAPAEPADRHQEVLRLLAAGLTDAAIGRKLEVSERTVRRLVAELIADLGADSRFQAGVHAARLGRL
- a CDS encoding LLM class flavin-dependent oxidoreductase; this translates as MTGRPLKRIHLAAHFPGVNNTTVWTDPASRSQIEFSSFRHLAETAERGKFDFFFLAEGLRLREVKGRIHDLDVVGRPESITVLNALAAVTDRLGLAATVNATFNEPYELARRLASLDHLSEGRAGWNVVTSSDAFTGENFRRGGYLDRADRYTRAAEFVRLAREFWDADGAEVRHSGPQFDVTGTLSLPRPPQGHPVVIQAGDSEEGREFAASAADVVFSRHSTLEAGQAFHADVKRRLAAYGRKPDELKIMPGVTYVLGDTDAQAQERAAEIRRAQVGPRTAIAFLEQVWGVDLSDHDPDGPLPTADPVPDSALVQGRTRLGDPLEIAARWRATAAEKNLTTRELVIELTGRQSFIGSPRTVAAQLDAYVQNDAADGFILVPHLTPGGLDDFVDQVVPLLQERGVFRTEYTGRTLREHLGLPSPGER
- a CDS encoding LLM class flavin-dependent oxidoreductase; this translates as MPRQLHFSAALDSPGHVRADHYTALALAAERATLDFVTLDDSFTAAPRRPDALAALARLAPATDRIGLVPTVTTTHTEPFHTSISVNTLDWVSEGRAGWLVAVSGTEEEARAFGRREPVPEQALWAEAADAVEVATRLWDSWEDDAEIRDVATGRFVDRDKLHHTDFQGRYFSVRGPSITPRPPQGRPVVVVALTTDDLPGRTAVATRYADVVLLDAPGPEAARAAADRLRLQAGEQLRILLRLDLALPDEAAADALTGRIAGTAGVDGFHLVPADPGRDLAAFAERVAPALRARGLLRPGYTGRTLRDHLGLARPASRYAAGRAPVAATAPAATRSPAEVSR